The Cylindrospermopsis curvispora GIHE-G1 genome contains a region encoding:
- a CDS encoding class I SAM-dependent methyltransferase, with protein MAQNYNRDFSLGIVGKYAEVANRLPPQSFILEIGCHTGYFTQFLMQNGHDVLGIEIDESASRVAVEKGCKVLCCNIENIDIQKNIDQKFDVILLMDVVEHFVYPEKILLSLKSLLKPDGKVIITGPNVGYWAVRKNLLLGRWNYSESGIMDRTHLHFYTADTWKDLLEKSGYQVVQLIPTEGMIPFEQYLSKVLKQDTLVKLRNLMIKIMPELFTIVWLIEVSPT; from the coding sequence ATGGCACAAAACTACAACAGAGATTTTTCTTTAGGAATAGTTGGTAAATATGCTGAAGTTGCTAACCGATTACCACCTCAAAGTTTTATTTTAGAAATCGGATGTCATACTGGATACTTTACTCAATTCCTTATGCAAAATGGTCATGATGTTCTCGGCATAGAAATTGATGAAAGTGCCTCAAGAGTTGCCGTAGAAAAAGGATGTAAAGTTTTATGTTGCAATATTGAAAATATAGATATTCAAAAAAATATAGACCAAAAGTTTGATGTTATTCTTCTTATGGACGTTGTTGAACACTTTGTTTATCCAGAGAAAATTCTTTTGTCTTTAAAATCTTTGCTCAAACCTGATGGAAAGGTTATTATAACAGGACCGAATGTGGGTTATTGGGCAGTTCGTAAAAATCTTTTGCTAGGAAGGTGGAATTATTCCGAGAGTGGAATTATGGACAGAACACACCTACATTTTTACACGGCTGATACTTGGAAAGATTTGCTTGAGAAATCGGGTTATCAAGTAGTTCAATTAATTCCGACAGAAGGCATGATTCCTTTTGAACAGTATTTATCTAAAGTGCTAAAACAAGATACCTTAGTTAAATTAAGAAACTTGATGATTAAAATTATGCCTGAACTGTTTACAATAGTGTGGTTAATAGAAGTTTCTCCCACTTGA
- a CDS encoding glycosyltransferase family protein, producing MTYNKKQPLKRILYIQYTNPAGYPPLEHSSRILGSNRWEVLFLGTGAEGANALKFAPHPQITVYQIPFCRPGWRQKLHYIKFCLWVVMWVLRWEPQWIYASDILICPLAYILTFLPQVKVIYHEHDSPTTTPESLFLRWCSQARIKLASAANFSILPNQARLEKFVSQTRTHKPVFCVWNCPDKEEVVSQRLQYRHDNDIWVLYHGSIVPERLPMTVIDAISRLPKKVKLRVIGYETLGSRGYVNKLKVVARELGFTDRLQLIEALPRKKLLKWSEQSDIGLAFMPITSDDVNLVSMTGASNKPFDYLACGLPLVVSSLPDWEQMYVEPGYGLACNPEDADSIADVLRWYLEHPTEMRVMGERGRQRILDEWNYENQFETIIKNIGT from the coding sequence ATGACTTACAACAAAAAACAGCCATTAAAACGCATTTTATATATCCAATACACCAACCCCGCAGGCTATCCTCCCTTAGAACATAGTTCACGCATATTAGGAAGTAATAGATGGGAAGTTCTATTTTTAGGCACGGGAGCAGAGGGAGCAAATGCTTTGAAATTTGCCCCACACCCTCAGATTACTGTATATCAAATTCCTTTTTGTCGTCCTGGTTGGCGACAGAAATTGCATTATATTAAGTTTTGCCTGTGGGTGGTAATGTGGGTGTTGCGTTGGGAACCCCAATGGATCTATGCTTCGGATATTTTAATCTGTCCCCTGGCTTACATATTAACTTTTTTGCCCCAAGTCAAGGTGATTTACCATGAGCATGATTCGCCCACTACTACCCCCGAGAGTTTGTTTCTACGTTGGTGTTCACAGGCGCGAATCAAGTTAGCTAGTGCTGCTAATTTCTCAATTTTGCCTAATCAAGCAAGATTAGAGAAGTTTGTGAGCCAAACTAGGACTCATAAACCAGTTTTTTGTGTTTGGAATTGTCCCGATAAGGAGGAGGTAGTTTCTCAACGCTTACAGTATCGACATGATAATGATATTTGGGTATTATATCACGGCTCAATTGTACCAGAAAGGCTACCCATGACTGTAATAGATGCGATATCTAGATTGCCAAAAAAAGTTAAATTGAGGGTGATTGGATATGAAACCTTGGGGTCTAGAGGGTATGTAAATAAATTAAAGGTCGTTGCTAGAGAATTAGGTTTCACTGACAGGCTACAGCTTATTGAGGCTTTACCCAGAAAAAAGCTATTGAAATGGTCTGAACAAAGTGATATCGGTCTTGCTTTTATGCCAATTACTAGCGACGATGTTAATTTAGTTTCTATGACAGGCGCTTCTAATAAGCCTTTTGACTACCTAGCTTGTGGTTTACCCTTGGTAGTGTCAAGTCTACCCGACTGGGAACAGATGTATGTAGAACCAGGTTATGGTTTAGCCTGTAATCCTGAAGATGCTGATAGTATCGCTGATGTTTTACGTTGGTATTTAGAGCATCCTACAGAAATGAGGGTGATGGGAGAACGGGGGAGACAGCGGATTTTAGATGAGTGGAACTATGAAAATCAGTTTGAAACTATAATTAAAAATATAGGGACATAG
- a CDS encoding DegT/DnrJ/EryC1/StrS family aminotransferase produces MLKSQGINAVFHYVPLHSSPAGHRLTKVHGSMENTNHLSDCLLRLPMFPQLEFSQIEAIVTSVNRFLGS; encoded by the coding sequence ATGCTAAAATCTCAGGGGATTAATGCGGTGTTTCATTATGTTCCGCTACATAGTTCTCCAGCAGGTCATCGCCTGACAAAAGTTCACGGTTCCATGGAAAATACCAATCATCTTTCGGATTGTTTGTTAAGATTGCCTATGTTTCCGCAACTAGAATTCTCACAAATTGAAGCCATTGTTACAAGTGTTAATAGGTTTTTGGGTTCTTAA
- a CDS encoding glycosyltransferase, translating to MKIIHLPFCFHPDPMGGTEIYVEALARELTKQGITNIIAAPAATNQSYIYNQTPVRRFAISPQVKHLKEIYGQGDELGAMEFSKILDAEQPDLIHLHAFTRGVSLRLVRLAKSRGIPVIFTYHTPTVSCQRGTLLQWGNQVCSGQIQLSQCTACTLQGLGISSSTAQIISNLPPIVGATLTRIGLSGGIWTALQMRELVNSRTQAFQSLMLEVDHIIAVCDWVKKVLILNQVPQQKIVVIRQGLCQELLLETGEFSPLSSLVSGVPLRLVFFGRLDPTKGIDILIQAFIAHPQLNATLDIYGICQSTSGDSYQAKIQHLSRNDHRINWKTPVLPAQVVKTMKNYDLLVVPSQWLETGPMVVLEAFAAGIPVIGSNLGGIGELVEHHVNGILVEAGCIKAWGQELQFLCDNREQLGRLQSGITPPPTMEMVAQKMKLIYQKTGAKN from the coding sequence ATGAAAATTATTCATCTTCCCTTTTGCTTTCACCCAGATCCCATGGGAGGCACAGAAATTTATGTCGAAGCATTAGCCAGGGAATTAACTAAACAGGGAATTACCAACATCATCGCTGCACCAGCAGCAACTAATCAATCTTACATCTATAACCAAACCCCTGTGAGGCGCTTTGCCATATCCCCCCAGGTGAAACATCTCAAAGAAATCTATGGACAGGGAGATGAACTGGGCGCTATGGAGTTTAGTAAAATCCTGGATGCGGAACAACCAGATTTAATCCATCTCCATGCTTTCACCCGTGGTGTATCTCTACGCCTAGTTAGGTTAGCTAAATCGAGGGGAATACCAGTCATCTTTACCTATCATACCCCTACAGTTAGCTGTCAACGGGGTACCTTATTACAGTGGGGAAATCAAGTGTGTAGTGGTCAAATTCAATTATCTCAATGTACCGCTTGTACTCTTCAAGGCTTGGGGATAAGTTCAAGCACCGCTCAGATAATTAGCAACTTACCCCCCATAGTCGGCGCAACTCTCACACGAATTGGTCTGAGTGGAGGTATTTGGACTGCATTACAAATGAGAGAATTAGTTAATTCTCGTACCCAAGCCTTTCAATCTTTAATGTTAGAAGTTGATCATATTATCGCTGTGTGTGATTGGGTCAAAAAGGTTTTAATCCTTAACCAGGTTCCTCAACAAAAAATTGTGGTTATTCGTCAAGGATTATGTCAAGAACTTCTCCTAGAAACAGGGGAATTTTCACCCCTTTCCTCCCTCGTATCTGGTGTACCCTTGCGGTTGGTCTTTTTTGGTCGTCTTGATCCCACCAAGGGAATTGATATTCTCATTCAAGCTTTTATCGCTCACCCCCAGCTCAATGCTACCTTGGATATTTATGGTATTTGCCAATCTACCTCTGGTGATTCTTACCAAGCAAAAATTCAACATTTATCCCGCAATGACCACCGAATTAACTGGAAAACCCCCGTGTTACCAGCGCAAGTCGTCAAAACCATGAAAAATTATGACTTACTTGTGGTTCCTTCCCAATGGTTGGAAACAGGACCAATGGTGGTTTTAGAAGCCTTTGCTGCGGGTATTCCAGTAATTGGTTCCAATTTAGGAGGTATTGGAGAGTTAGTGGAGCATCATGTTAATGGTATACTTGTTGAAGCTGGTTGTATAAAAGCTTGGGGTCAGGAATTACAGTTTCTATGTGATAACAGGGAGCAGTTAGGTCGACTCCAGTCTGGAATTACTCCGCCTCCAACCATGGAGATGGTAGCTCAGAAGATGAAGTTAATTTATCAAAAGACGGGGGCTAAAAACTGA
- a CDS encoding glycosyltransferase, translating to MDVSIIITNYQQGKLLLPLLDYLWKSNWFPYQVEMIVVDNLSSESESLRQTLYLKEQQVSSSITTRFIFLDQNYGPSYSRNRGVEKAQGEYIQLLDADDWFNPVKIIRQYNFALENNFPSFITSNWARVTWESDWNHRKDICIYQPHFSNPIPLSLIKDDGFVPLMSGLINRQSFLEAGGFREDQWLIEDVRFLIDLSKINSNFIVFPSKEPLFFYRVGNSQSLSSSRKLEFCNACYENAVYVQNLIDASQLGENELNIFLQIYGQLARFFFEHDHNKFHEVLTRIRRIDQEYIPTSPQGLRQLSKWLGYEQAEAIALIYRKVKRIIS from the coding sequence ATGGATGTAAGTATTATTATTACCAACTATCAACAAGGAAAGTTGTTACTTCCACTACTCGATTATTTGTGGAAATCTAATTGGTTTCCTTATCAAGTAGAAATGATTGTGGTTGATAACCTTTCTTCTGAATCGGAATCCCTAAGACAAACTCTGTATCTTAAAGAGCAACAAGTTTCTTCTTCAATCACAACAAGATTTATTTTCCTTGACCAAAATTATGGACCGAGTTACTCTCGTAATCGAGGAGTGGAAAAAGCTCAAGGTGAATATATTCAATTATTAGATGCTGATGACTGGTTTAATCCCGTTAAAATCATTCGTCAATATAACTTCGCATTAGAAAATAATTTTCCTAGCTTCATAACTTCAAATTGGGCAAGGGTAACATGGGAATCTGATTGGAATCATCGAAAAGATATTTGCATTTACCAGCCTCATTTTAGCAATCCTATTCCTCTTTCACTAATCAAAGATGATGGATTCGTCCCTTTAATGTCTGGATTAATTAATAGACAATCTTTTTTAGAAGCTGGAGGTTTTAGAGAAGATCAGTGGTTGATTGAAGATGTGAGATTTTTAATAGATTTATCAAAAATAAACTCTAACTTTATAGTTTTTCCTAGTAAAGAACCATTGTTTTTTTATAGGGTGGGTAACAGTCAAAGTTTATCCAGTTCTAGAAAATTGGAGTTCTGTAATGCTTGTTATGAAAACGCTGTATACGTGCAAAATTTAATTGATGCTTCGCAATTAGGCGAAAATGAATTAAATATTTTCTTACAGATTTATGGACAATTAGCTAGATTTTTCTTTGAACACGATCACAATAAATTTCACGAAGTATTAACTAGAATCCGTAGAATTGATCAAGAATACATTCCTACCAGTCCCCAAGGATTGCGCCAATTGTCAAAATGGTTAGGTTATGAACAAGCAGAAGCGATCGCTTTAATTTATCGGAAAGTGAAAAGGATAATTTCTTGA
- a CDS encoding glycosyltransferase family 2 protein has product MPDGGEWPRISIVTPNYNYGQFIEETIRSVLLQGYPNLEYIVIDGGSTDDSVEIIKKYEPWLSYWVSEKDRGQANAINKGFEQATGKIFNWINSDDILSQKSLKSIAQEIKNADALGGQVLNFHDNDNKVEVIPNNNLSSYNIVRDVKNITFQQPGLWLKTDLVKNIGGLMDNYNYCFDWDLTIKYLYLFPNINYTSMVLAQFRLHNVSKTINYVKGFDHERDLVLNNLLKDEKYYKLHHLIKLRNRKKSWNRYISEQLTIQGNKLLRSKDIIFKSFRDPQIRWTRFTMGALKRILTS; this is encoded by the coding sequence ATGCCCGATGGCGGGGAATGGCCAAGAATTAGTATTGTTACTCCTAACTATAATTACGGGCAGTTTATTGAGGAAACCATTCGTTCTGTGTTGCTTCAGGGTTATCCCAATTTGGAATATATTGTGATTGATGGTGGTAGTACAGATGATTCCGTCGAGATTATTAAAAAGTATGAGCCATGGTTAAGTTATTGGGTGAGTGAGAAGGATAGGGGACAGGCAAATGCGATTAATAAGGGATTTGAGCAAGCGACAGGGAAGATATTTAACTGGATTAATTCTGATGATATTTTATCTCAAAAAAGTTTAAAATCCATTGCTCAAGAGATTAAAAATGCAGATGCCCTGGGTGGACAAGTTTTGAATTTTCATGACAATGACAATAAAGTAGAAGTTATCCCCAATAATAACCTATCTTCTTACAATATTGTAAGAGACGTAAAAAATATAACTTTTCAGCAACCAGGATTGTGGTTAAAAACAGATTTAGTTAAAAACATTGGTGGGCTTATGGACAATTATAACTACTGTTTTGATTGGGACTTGACTATTAAATATTTATACTTATTTCCCAATATCAATTATACTTCAATGGTATTAGCTCAATTTAGACTTCATAATGTGTCAAAAACGATCAACTATGTAAAAGGTTTTGATCATGAAAGAGATCTTGTTTTAAATAATTTACTCAAAGATGAAAAATATTATAAACTTCACCATTTAATCAAATTGAGAAATAGAAAAAAAAGTTGGAATAGATATATTTCCGAACAACTAACTATTCAAGGGAATAAACTACTTCGGTCAAAGGATATAATTTTTAAGTCCTTTAGAGATCCTCAGATTCGATGGACAAGGTTCACGATGGGGGCTTTAAAACGAATTCTCACTTCGTAG
- a CDS encoding glycosyltransferase family protein, which produces MAWINSDDMYLPWALKTVADIMYSLPTVEWLTTLYPGHYDYSGFCKGFGNTPGFSIDAFLDGYYLPTNGVGYWIQQESTFWRRSLWVRSGSCLNNNLKLAGDFELWCRFYLHTNLYGTASPLGGFRSQYYQKSKNIQEYISQATLALLAMRQHLNLNYYIKTGKNRVFHQIRKIPKLRSSIISRWGYNAQKIVRVDSDHPDGYWKIEDYRF; this is translated from the coding sequence ATGGCATGGATAAATAGTGATGATATGTATTTACCTTGGGCATTAAAAACAGTAGCTGACATTATGTACTCCTTACCTACTGTAGAATGGTTAACAACTCTTTACCCTGGTCATTACGATTATTCAGGGTTTTGTAAAGGATTTGGCAATACTCCAGGATTCTCAATTGATGCATTCCTGGATGGGTACTACTTGCCTACTAATGGTGTAGGGTATTGGATTCAGCAGGAATCCACGTTTTGGCGTAGGAGTTTATGGGTAAGGTCAGGAAGTTGCTTAAATAACAACCTCAAGCTTGCTGGCGACTTTGAATTATGGTGTCGCTTCTATCTTCATACTAACTTATATGGCACAGCGTCACCTCTAGGTGGTTTTAGGTCTCAATACTACCAAAAAAGTAAAAATATTCAAGAATACATATCACAAGCCACCTTAGCTTTGCTTGCTATGCGTCAGCACTTAAATTTAAATTATTATATTAAGACAGGAAAAAACCGAGTATTCCACCAGATTAGGAAAATACCTAAGTTAAGAAGTTCCATAATATCTAGATGGGGATATAATGCTCAAAAAATTGTCCGCGTTGATTCAGATCATCCGGATGGGTATTGGAAGATTGAAGACTATAGGTTTTAG
- a CDS encoding class I SAM-dependent methyltransferase, with protein sequence MQRPELIVIIVKLILKRLGLQKIPKTSLTKDLSLQSALSRITTKDIKIKTVIDIGASDGQWTKVVKAYFPWAFYYLIEANPIHLSALQEFKSSQKKVDFILAAA encoded by the coding sequence ATGCAACGTCCCGAATTAATAGTTATTATTGTAAAACTAATATTAAAAAGACTAGGTCTTCAAAAAATCCCCAAGACAAGCTTGACAAAGGATTTGTCCTTGCAATCAGCTTTATCGAGAATTACTACTAAAGACATTAAAATTAAGACTGTGATTGATATTGGTGCTTCTGATGGACAGTGGACTAAAGTTGTCAAAGCCTATTTTCCATGGGCTTTTTACTACTTGATTGAAGCCAACCCAATTCACTTGAGTGCATTACAAGAATTTAAATCATCACAAAAAAAGGTTGACTTTATCCTCGCAGCAGCATGA
- a CDS encoding ABC transporter ATP-binding protein, with product MIPIKKILLRSLPRYNTPAYRTIATTMNRNRSLVVFTFVSNLLSATLETATLGIIFLALGVLQDNQLPQLPDTIKSALPWLADRWKGENQEVFLLLIGLAVLSQVVRSLMTYISLVSSGDLTARVQAQMTEKVFARIMSFTFSCASRYKIGDLSTYVGQAGSTVDMQMRLWSGFLTGIMMFFAYSITVLTISLPLSAVAILLFVLLIWLQRYLIPRIQSTARELSQAQVDVAKDMVENIQGLRVVHTFGYQHSTINRVVYLQKQVLVFLQRQARLLSITSPLNNALTIFVIAALLLTGSFLLQRGQGNVLPALATFILALNRLSMQVQGLAGTMNGLAENSGRMDRLDAILGGEGQEFSRVGGEIFKGLKSAITFNHVSLKYEGTSLPALSDICFKLPRNRVVALIGSSGAGKSSVADLLIGLYAPTTGEILVDGLNLQSYSWESWRSKLGVVSQDTFIFNQSILENIRYGMTNATDEQVLEAARVAQADQFIQLLPKGYETVVGERGYRLSGGQRQRVALARAILKQPEILILDEATSALDSESERLVQQALGQFQAERTVLVIAHRLSTIVNADEILVMEQGCIVERGTHQELLELGSKYANYWQMQSAH from the coding sequence ATGATCCCAATTAAAAAAATTCTCCTCCGATCGCTGCCAAGATATAACACACCTGCTTATAGAACAATTGCCACAACCATGAACCGCAATCGCAGTTTAGTGGTATTTACCTTTGTGAGTAATCTGCTCTCAGCAACCTTAGAAACTGCAACCTTGGGGATCATTTTTCTAGCCCTGGGAGTTTTACAAGACAATCAGTTACCCCAATTACCGGACACAATAAAATCAGCCCTTCCCTGGTTAGCTGACAGATGGAAAGGAGAAAACCAAGAAGTTTTTTTACTCTTGATTGGCTTAGCAGTTCTATCACAAGTTGTGCGCAGCTTGATGACCTACATCAGCTTAGTATCATCTGGAGATTTAACCGCCCGAGTGCAAGCACAGATGACCGAGAAAGTCTTCGCCCGCATCATGAGTTTCACTTTTTCCTGCGCCAGTCGCTATAAAATAGGCGACCTGAGTACATACGTAGGTCAAGCTGGTAGTACGGTAGATATGCAAATGCGACTGTGGAGCGGGTTTTTAACTGGGATAATGATGTTTTTCGCCTATAGTATCACAGTCTTAACCATTTCTCTACCTCTCTCCGCTGTGGCAATTTTACTATTTGTTTTGCTAATTTGGCTTCAAAGATACTTAATACCCAGAATTCAATCAACTGCTAGGGAACTCTCCCAAGCTCAGGTTGACGTGGCTAAGGACATGGTAGAAAACATTCAAGGTTTGCGAGTAGTGCATACTTTTGGTTACCAGCATTCAACTATTAACAGGGTAGTTTATTTACAAAAACAGGTATTAGTCTTCTTGCAAAGACAAGCTAGATTACTTTCTATCACTAGCCCATTAAATAACGCGCTGACTATTTTTGTCATTGCAGCCTTGTTACTCACCGGTTCCTTTTTGCTCCAGAGAGGGCAAGGAAACGTACTGCCAGCTTTAGCCACCTTTATTCTAGCTTTAAATCGCTTATCAATGCAGGTTCAGGGTTTGGCGGGAACAATGAATGGACTGGCAGAAAACTCCGGGAGGATGGATCGTTTAGATGCAATTTTAGGAGGTGAGGGACAGGAATTTAGTCGAGTGGGTGGTGAGATATTTAAGGGGTTAAAGTCTGCCATTACCTTTAATCATGTATCCCTGAAATATGAAGGCACTTCCCTACCTGCCTTATCGGACATATGTTTTAAATTGCCTAGGAATCGGGTGGTGGCCCTAATTGGGAGTTCTGGTGCAGGTAAATCTTCCGTAGCTGATTTATTAATTGGACTGTACGCACCAACAACGGGGGAAATATTAGTAGATGGGTTAAATTTACAGTCTTATAGTTGGGAAAGCTGGCGAAGTAAATTGGGGGTGGTAAGTCAGGATACATTTATATTCAATCAGAGTATCTTAGAGAATATTCGTTATGGAATGACCAATGCGACGGATGAACAAGTGCTAGAAGCAGCTCGTGTAGCTCAAGCTGATCAGTTTATTCAGTTATTACCCAAGGGATATGAAACAGTGGTGGGGGAACGTGGTTATAGGTTATCTGGTGGACAGCGTCAACGTGTAGCCCTGGCCAGAGCGATTCTAAAACAGCCAGAAATACTGATTCTTGATGAAGCTACCAGTGCGTTAGATAGTGAGTCTGAGCGTTTGGTGCAGCAGGCTTTAGGTCAGTTTCAAGCGGAGCGCACTGTTTTGGTGATTGCTCACAGGTTGTCTACTATTGTGAATGCTGATGAAATTCTGGTTATGGAACAGGGTTGTATTGTGGAACGGGGTACTCATCAGGAATTACTGGAGTTAGGGTCCAAATATGCCAATTATTGGCAGATGCAATCTGCCCATTAA
- a CDS encoding glycosyltransferase family 4 protein, translating to MRVLHINQSDIGGGAGIAAYRLHQGLLNQSIDSKLLVGFAQTRDLRVGTVKRSSRLENVIGRLTQRLGLNYIHLFNSFYIHRENFYEDADILNFHNLHTGYFNYLAISKLTASKPAIFTLHDMWSFTGHCSYSYDCDRWKIGCGQCPYPETYPSIRVDSSHLEWKLKDLVYGQSNLSVITPSRWLTQQAQVSMLNRFKISHIPYGIDIDIYKPIDPSLCKKILDILPNKKVLLFGAASLEESRKGGDLLLRALEALPQSLKTEIILLTLGSGGETIASRLGISTLNLGYISSDRLKSVVFSAADLFIFPTRADNLPLVLQESLACGTPMVSFDVGGVPDLVRPGITGYLAPAEDTADFSKGIVDLLTNQAIREQMSKNCREIAVNEYSLELQARKYIKVYNSLLT from the coding sequence ATGAGAGTTCTTCACATCAATCAATCCGATATCGGGGGAGGTGCTGGTATAGCAGCTTACCGCCTTCATCAGGGACTGTTAAATCAATCCATTGATTCAAAACTGTTAGTTGGTTTTGCTCAAACTCGCGACTTGCGTGTAGGAACTGTGAAACGTAGTAGTAGATTAGAAAATGTAATAGGCAGGCTTACACAAAGGTTAGGATTAAATTACATTCACCTGTTCAATAGCTTCTACATCCACCGCGAAAACTTCTATGAGGATGCGGATATTCTCAACTTCCATAACTTGCATACTGGTTATTTTAACTACCTGGCTATATCTAAACTCACTGCATCCAAACCCGCTATTTTCACTCTTCACGACATGTGGAGTTTTACTGGACATTGTTCCTATAGCTACGATTGTGATAGATGGAAAATCGGCTGTGGTCAATGTCCCTACCCGGAAACTTACCCGTCTATTAGAGTAGATAGTAGTCATTTAGAATGGAAGCTAAAAGATCTAGTTTATGGACAATCCAATCTAAGTGTCATTACCCCTAGCCGTTGGCTAACACAGCAGGCTCAAGTCAGTATGCTAAATCGGTTTAAGATTAGTCATATTCCCTATGGAATCGACATAGATATTTACAAACCTATAGACCCCAGTCTATGTAAAAAAATATTAGATATTCTCCCCAATAAAAAAGTCTTATTATTTGGTGCAGCTAGTCTTGAAGAGTCCCGTAAAGGTGGTGACTTACTTCTGAGAGCCTTAGAAGCTTTGCCTCAAAGCCTGAAAACAGAAATTATACTTTTGACCCTTGGTAGTGGTGGTGAAACGATAGCGTCTAGACTAGGAATCTCCACTTTGAATCTGGGCTACATAAGTAGCGATCGCCTAAAATCAGTAGTTTTTTCCGCAGCGGATCTGTTTATCTTCCCCACCCGTGCGGATAACTTACCTTTAGTACTACAAGAAAGTCTAGCCTGTGGTACACCCATGGTGTCTTTTGATGTAGGTGGTGTACCTGATTTGGTCCGTCCTGGGATTACGGGATATTTAGCACCAGCAGAAGATACAGCAGATTTTTCCAAAGGTATAGTAGATCTATTAACCAATCAAGCAATACGGGAGCAAATGAGTAAAAACTGTAGAGAGATAGCTGTTAATGAGTACTCTTTGGAATTACAAGCCAGAAAATATATAAAAGTGTATAACAGCTTACTCACATGA
- a CDS encoding class I SAM-dependent methyltransferase, producing MKTIHNSENSEASPHTTCLNLGSGNRYHPDWTNINFIFTGESVIAHNLRTGIPFYVESVKPVK from the coding sequence GTGAAAACAATACATAACTCAGAAAATTCTGAAGCTAGCCCCCATACAACCTGTCTTAATCTAGGTTCTGGAAACCGCTATCACCCCGATTGGACAAATATTAACTTTATATTCACAGGTGAAAGTGTAATTGCCCATAATTTACGAACTGGTATACCCTTTTATGTAGAATCTGTAAAACCAGTAAAATAA
- a CDS encoding type II toxin-antitoxin system HicA family toxin, producing MSNFPTVKAKEFIKVIEKLGFYLDRQKGSHAIYKNINGSRVVVPIHSGQDIKQGTLMGMIQDIGIDKEMFFELLQK from the coding sequence ATGAGCAACTTTCCTACTGTCAAAGCAAAAGAATTTATTAAGGTCATTGAAAAATTAGGCTTTTATCTCGATCGGCAAAAAGGTAGTCATGCCATTTACAAGAATATTAACGGGAGCAGGGTTGTAGTTCCTATTCATTCAGGACAAGATATAAAGCAAGGTACTCTCATGGGCATGATTCAAGATATTGGCATTGACAAAGAAATGTTCTTTGAATTATTGCAAAAATAA
- a CDS encoding type II toxin-antitoxin system HicB family antitoxin — MNNNSKQIYNYTVILEKEEHGGYHAFCPILKGCHSQGDTFEETIDNITEAIELYLESLKADSQPIPKEDLIFKSLSILG, encoded by the coding sequence ATGAACAACAACAGCAAACAAATTTACAATTACACCGTGATTCTCGAAAAGGAAGAACATGGAGGCTATCATGCTTTTTGCCCGATTCTCAAAGGCTGTCATTCTCAAGGAGACACTTTTGAAGAAACAATTGATAATATTACAGAAGCTATTGAATTGTATCTTGAAAGTTTAAAAGCAGATAGTCAACCTATACCTAAAGAGGATTTAATTTTTAAATCATTGAGTATTTTAGGATGA
- a CDS encoding N-acetylneuraminate synthase family protein, producing the protein MPFTSDRTLPSPDHQASLEPQELNQLVRQIRDLPKIFCAQTSSGKKYI; encoded by the coding sequence ATTCCTTTTACTAGCGATCGCACTCTCCCTAGTCCGGACCATCAGGCCTCCTTAGAACCCCAAGAATTAAATCAGCTGGTACGACAAATTCGAGATTTACCCAAAATATTTTGCGCTCAAACCAGTTCAGGTAAAAAATATATATGA